One Scomber scombrus chromosome 4, fScoSco1.1, whole genome shotgun sequence genomic region harbors:
- the LOC133978979 gene encoding eosinophil peroxidase-like: protein MNRFLCLLAAGLCLCLQSQVNAEYLLSRSEIERAVIAAKANVDSAYEYSRRESTERVKRNAASPSDILRLLKQPVGPTRDAVRAADYMYNTMEFIKLSHGRRQKRSINATDYISEEDLQVIANLTGCSPRHRVPSCKTTPDLDRFRTASSVCNNRENTRWGSANTPFTRWLPAEYQDKISLPKGWDPEHKVNRHILPLVREVSNRILRQANANAESDPLYTHLVVIFGQWTDHDLTFTPHSPVIRSFSNGIDCDKSCERTEPCFPIQIPEGDPRFGRNSHECMPFFRSAAGCGSGNTGHIFGASTIRQQMNSLTAFIDVGQVYGSEDVKARFLRDLTTDKGLLRVNTKYDDNGRELLPFTNMGANMCRSRTRVTNDSNAEEVPCFLAGDERSNENIGLTSLHTLLMREHNRLARALAKINPHWNGERLYQEARKIMGGYFQVLTYRDYLLHIVGPDFIASKLSTYPGYNETLDSSISNVFATAAYRFAHLMVQPVMFRLDEQYREHKEYPSPMLHRAFFTPWRIIFEGGVDPILRGLVGRQAKLNTQEDMMNEELRDRLFKFSTELALDLASLNLQRGRDHGLPGYNKWRRFCGLSEPRNLKELAEVLNNTKLARNLLDLYGRPDNIDVWLGGVAEPFVRGGRVGPLFACLISTQFQRIREGDRLWWENDGVFTEIQRESLRETSLARIICDNTGITEVPERPFQYRPRGSGYTQCKNIPAFDLSPWKEDGQKSGGSQGPPGPRGLRGLTGPAGPPGNVEKVAFTVRLGNNFPKAGTPIIFRDVIYNGQDSYDIKTGFFTCEHPGVYEFQFHCTIYQNAASVDLMRDGYLVLHSFTTRQSGYITASGSTYIKLEKGNKVWLVANHGGNGLTKDSFFSGHLLFTE, encoded by the exons ATGAATCGGTTTCTGTGCCTGCTGGCTGCAGGTCTTTGCCTGTGTCTGCAGAGCCAGGTGAACGCTG aaTATCTTTTGAGCAGGAGTGAAATTGAAAGGGCGGTGATCGCAGCCAAGGCCAATGTGGACTCAGCTTATGAATACTCCAGGCGGGA GAGCACTGAACGTGTGAAGAGGAATGCAGCGAGTCCTTCAGACATCCTGCGGCTTTTGAAGCAACCTGTGGGCCCCACTCGTGACGCTGTGCGTGCTGCTGACTACATGTATAACACCATGGAATTCATCAAGTTGTCTCACGGAAGACGCCAAAAACGTTCCATCAATGCCACAG ATTATATCTCTGAGGAGGATCTGCAAGTCATTGCTAATCTGACAGGCTGTTCTCCCCGACATCGTGTCCCCTCTTGCAAGACAACTCCAGATTTAGACAGGTTTCGCACTGCAAGCAGCGTCTGCAACAACAG GGAAAACACCCGCTGGGGATCTGCCAACACACCTTTCACCCGCTGGCTGCCTGCAGAGTACCAGGATAAAATCTCACTGCCCAAAGGCTGGGACCCCGAACATAAAGTCAACAGACACATTCTTCCTTTG GTGAGAGAAGTATCCAACCGTATTCTGCGCCAAGCCAACGCTAATGCGGAAAGCGACCCACTCTACACTCACCTGGTGGTAATCTTCGGCCAATGGACTGACCACGATCTGACCTTCACTCCTCACTCTCCTGTCATCCGCTCTTTCAGTAATGGCATCGACTGTGACAAGAGTTGTGAGCGCACAGAGCCATGCTTCCCCATCCAA ATTCCCGAGGGAGACCCCCGCTTTGGCCGAAACTCACACGAGTGCATGCCCTTCTTCCGATCAGCAGCGGGTTGTGGATCTGGCAACACAGGCCACATTTTTGGGGCGAGCACTATTCGTCAGCAGATGAACTCTCTCACGGCTTTCATTGATGTGGGTCAGGTGTACGGCTCAGAAGATGTCAAAGCTCGCTTCCTCCGGGACCTCACCACAGATAAGGGCCTGTTGAGGGTCAACACAAAGTACGATGACAACGGCCGTGAACTTCTGCCCTTCACCAACATGGGAGCCAACATGTGTCGAAGCCGGACACGCGTTACTAATGACAGTAATGCCGAGGAGGTGCCCTGCTTTCTAGCTG GTGATGAGCGGTCCAATGAAAACATTGGTCTGACCTCTTTACACACACTGTTGATGCGTGAGCACAATCGTCTGGCACGTGCTCTGGCCAAAATCAATCCTCATTGGAATGGAGAGAGACTCTATCAGGAGGCACGCAAGATCATGGGAGGATACTTCCAG gtTCTCACTTACAGAGATTACTTGCTCCACATTGTTGGTCCAGACTTCATTGCAAGCAAGCTGTCCACCTACCCTGGTTATAATGAAACCTTGGACTCCAGCATCTCTAATGTGTTTGCCACAGCTGCCTATAGATTTGCTCACCTGATGGTTCAGCCTGTCATGTTCCGTCTTGATGAGCAGTACCGGGAGCACAAAGAATACCCCAGCCCAATGCTGCACAGAGCCTTCTTCACACCATGGAGAATCATCTTTGAAG GTGGTGTGGACCCAATCCTGAGGGGGCTGGTGGGTCGCCAGGCCAAGCTGAACACTCAGGAAGACATGATGAATGAAGAGCTCAGAGACAGGCTGTTTAAATTCTCCACTGAGTTGGCGCTGGATCTGGCTTCTCTGAACCTGCAGAGAGGCAGGGACCATGGACTGCCTG GCTACAACAAATGGCGTAGGTTCTGCGGACTGTCAGAACCAAGAAATCTGAAAGAGCTGGCTGAGGTGTTGAACAACACTAAACTGGCAAGGAACCTGCTGGATCTCTATGGGCGACCTGACAACATTGATGTGTGGCTGGGAGGAGTTGCAGAGCCATTTGTCCGTGGAGGAAGAGTGGGACCCCTGTTTGCCTGCCTGATTTCCACTCAGTTCCAGAGGATCCGAGAGGGAGACCG ACTTTGGTGGGAGAACGACGGAGTCTTCACTGAAATCCAGAGAGAGTCTCTGAGGGAAACATCACTTGCCCGCATTATCTGTGACAACACTGGTATCACTGAAGTTCCAGAAAGACCCTTCCAATACCGGCCCCGTGGGTCTGGTTACACCCAGTGCAAGAACATCCCTGCCTTTGACCTCAGTCCATGGAAGGAAGATG gTCAAAAGTCAGGTGGATCCCAGGGGCCACCAG GACCTCGAGGGCTCCGAGGTCTGACAGGCCCCGCTGGACCTCCTGGCAATGTGGAGAAAGTGGCCTTCACTGTACGACTGGGCAACAACTTCCCCAAAGCTGGCACTCCCATCATCTTCCGTGATGTCATCTACAACGGACAGGACAGCTATGACATCAAGACTGGGTTTTTTACCTGTGAGCATCCAGGCGTCTATGAATTTCAGTTCCACTGTACGATCTATCAGAATGCTGCCAGTGTAGATCTGATGCGTGACGGATATCTGGTTCTGCACTCGTTCACCACCCGGCAGAGCGGTTACATCACAGCTAGTGGCAGCACGTACATAAAGCTAGAGAAGGGAAACAAGGTCTGGCTGGTGGCTAACCATGGTGGAAATGGTCTGACCAAAGACAGCTTCTTCTCAGGTCATCTGCTGTTCACTGAGTAG